From the Verrucomicrobiota bacterium genome, one window contains:
- a CDS encoding aminotransferase class I/II-fold pyridoxal phosphate-dependent enzyme, with product MPVTASRLNVFTESVIRGMTRLANEYGAINLAQGFPDGNPPEVLVRALEKAARGPFHQYAMTWGAPRFREALARKINHFSGVPVDPDGNLVVTCGSTEAMMVAMMTACNPGDKVIIFSPFYENYVADTILSGAEPIYVPLHPPDFRYDPEQLARAFDQKPKAIVVCNPSNPSGKVFTREELFEIGDLAEKHDAFIITDEVYEHIIFAPHRHTMMASLPGFFDRTITCSSLSKTYSITGWRLGYVMASKQVIDQAKKVHDFLTVGAAAPLQEAAVVGLELPDSYYTGLTEAYTQKKNVFVEAVEQTGLEYTKPEGAYFVLVDISPLGFASDTEAAEWMVKTIGLTGVPGSSFFREPVNHLIRFHFAKDEAVLREAGARLLTVKALR from the coding sequence ATGCCAGTGACTGCATCACGATTGAATGTTTTTACCGAGTCCGTCATCCGAGGGATGACCCGATTGGCGAATGAATACGGGGCGATTAATCTCGCACAAGGATTTCCTGACGGGAATCCGCCGGAGGTTTTGGTCCGGGCCCTTGAAAAAGCGGCGCGGGGGCCATTCCACCAATATGCGATGACTTGGGGGGCACCCCGATTCCGGGAAGCCCTTGCGCGGAAGATTAATCATTTTTCCGGTGTGCCAGTCGATCCTGACGGGAATCTGGTCGTGACCTGTGGAAGCACGGAAGCCATGATGGTGGCGATGATGACGGCTTGTAATCCCGGTGATAAAGTCATCATTTTTTCGCCATTCTACGAGAATTACGTCGCCGACACGATCCTTTCAGGAGCCGAGCCGATTTATGTGCCCCTGCATCCACCTGATTTTCGTTATGACCCGGAGCAACTTGCGCGGGCATTCGACCAGAAACCCAAAGCAATCGTCGTCTGTAATCCCTCGAACCCGAGTGGAAAAGTGTTTACTAGGGAGGAATTGTTTGAAATCGGTGACCTCGCTGAAAAGCATGATGCATTTATCATTACGGATGAGGTTTATGAACACATTATCTTTGCCCCGCACAGACACACGATGATGGCTTCACTTCCCGGATTTTTCGACCGGACAATCACGTGCAGTTCGCTCTCTAAAACGTATTCCATCACCGGATGGCGTCTGGGGTATGTCATGGCATCGAAACAAGTCATCGACCAAGCCAAAAAAGTCCATGATTTCCTGACAGTGGGTGCGGCGGCACCCTTACAAGAGGCGGCAGTGGTGGGTTTGGAATTACCGGATTCTTATTATACTGGACTGACAGAAGCATACACCCAGAAGAAAAATGTCTTTGTCGAGGCCGTGGAACAAACTGGACTTGAGTATACAAAGCCCGAGGGGGCTTATTTTGTATTGGTAGATATATCTCCCCTGGGTTTCGCTTCGGATACCGAGGCGGCGGAATGGATGGTCAAAACCATTGGCCTCACCGGTGTGCCGGGGTCGAGCTTTTTCCGGGAGCCGGTAAATCATTTGATCCGGTTCCACTTCGCCAAGGATGAAGCCGTTCTCCGTGAGGCGGGCGCGCGGTTACTTACGGTCAAAGCCTTGCGCTAA